In a single window of the Metopolophium dirhodum isolate CAU chromosome 2, ASM1992520v1, whole genome shotgun sequence genome:
- the LOC132938405 gene encoding cryptochrome-1, with protein MTVAVHWFRNGLRLHDNPALIEAHNNAEKLITLFIFDETTFNPKWYGYNPMRFLLESLIDLNNNLALVGGRLYILQGNPVNIFKMIKEKIGLNFITYEQDCAHIGRTRDEKVKTFCDENDIKCIETVSHTLWNPKSIIEKNGGVPPFTFKQFQNTANQIGHPPTPVGNVDWLSVIFEELPTSIQDEFKNLHNPTPETFGIYPEVPENLTSTYRWYGGETRALEQLKERLEYEKEAFVNGFYLPNQVNPDLLSPPSSLSAALRYGCLSIRKFYWELTKLFINKFEGDLLPMYSVTSQLIWRDYFYTMSIDNKNFGQIEDNPACISIPWNDIKIPENKKMLECWKSGKTGYPFIDAGMRQLMQEGWIHHVVRNSLASFLTRGDLWISWVEGLNHFMKYLLDADFSVCSGNWIWVSSSTFEQLLDCPLCVCPVSYGLRLDPSGEYIKRYVPELKNMPTQFLYEPWKCPESVQKQVGCIIGKDYPNCIVDHTIASRGNRKKMLALRVSMTNENRVPHCCPSDREEVQKFMYLPDECMQQLLPLENKDSKAYDIYKCH; from the exons ATGACTGTCGCCGTCCACTGGTTTAGAAATGGCCTTAGGTTGCACGACAACCCAGCCTTGATTGAAGCTCACAACAATGCTGAAAAGCTTATTACACTGTTCATTTTCGACGAGACTACGTTta ATCCAAAATGGTATGGATACAATCCGATGCGATTTCTTCTGGAAAGTTTAATagacctaaataataatttagcttTGGTTGGAGGACGTTTGTATATACTTCAAGGAAACcctgttaatatatttaaaatgataaaagaaAAGATCGGcctgaattttattacttatgaacag gactGTGCCCATATTGGTAGAACACGTGATGAAAAGGTAAAGACATTTTGCGAtgaaaatgatataaaatgCATTGAGACAGTTTCCCATACACTGTGGAATCCAAAATCAATAATCGAAAAAAACGGTGGAGTACCTCCATTTACTTTTAAACAGTTCCAA aatacaGCAAACCAAATTGGTCATCCTCCAACACCAGTAGGTAATGTAGACTGGTTGAGTGTAATTTTTGAGGAACTTCCAACTTCTATTCAAGAcgaatttaag aaccTACACAATCCGACCCCGGAAACCTTTGGAATTTATCCAGAAGTTCCAGAAAATCTAACATCTACATACCGTTGGTACGGCGGTGAGACCAGAGCTTTAGAACAGTTAAAAGAACGACTTGAATATGAAAAAGAAGCATTCGTTAATGGATTTTACTTGCCCAACCAAGTAAATCCAGACCTTTTGAGCCCACCGTCCAGCCTCAGCGCGGCTTTACGATATGGATGCTTATCCATaagaaa GTTTTACTGGGAACTTACAAAACTGTTTATCAACAAATTCGAAGGAgatttattacctatgtacagCGTGACCAGCCAACTTATTTGGAGAGATTACTTTTACACCATGTCTATTGACAACAAAAACTTTGGCCAGATAGAGGATAACCCAGCGTGCATTTCAATACCTTGGAATGATATTAAAATTCCGGAAAATAAGAAGATGTTGGAATGTTGGAAAAGCGGCAAAACTGGATATCCCTTCATAGACGCCGGGATGAGACAATTGATGCAG GAAGGATGGATTCATCATGTGGTACGAAATTCATTGGCATCTTTCTTGACGAGAGGTGATCTCTGGATAAGCTGGGTCGAAGGGTTGAATCATTTTATGAAGTATTTGCTAGATGCTGATTTTTCCGTGTGCTCCGGTAACTGGATTTGGGTGTCAAGCTCTACATTTGAACAGCTGTTAGACTGCCCTTTGTGCGTTTGCCCTGTCAGTTACGGTTTAAGGCTTGACCCATCTGGCGAATACATTAA ACGATATGTTCCTGAATTAAAAAACATGCCCACCCAATTTCTGTACGAACCATGGAAGTGTCCCGAATCAGTTCAAAAACAGGTGGGATGCATTATTGGCAAGGACTATCCTAATTGCATTGTCGACCATACAATAGCATCACGAGGAAACAGAAAG aaaatgctGGCATTACGTGTCTCGATGACGAACGAGAACAGGGTACCACATTGCTGTCCTTCGGATCGTGAAGAAGTTCAAAAATTCATGTACCTTCCTGACGAATGCATGCAACAGTTGCTTCCTTTGGAAAACAAAGATAGCAAAGCGTATGATAtctataaatgtcattaa